In Hyphomicrobiales bacterium, a single genomic region encodes these proteins:
- a CDS encoding alanine--tRNA ligase, giving the protein MSGVNEIRSAFLDYFKRNGHEIVPSGPLVPRNDPTLMFTNAGMVQFKNVFTGLETRPYDRAVTSQKCVRAGGKHNDLDNVGYTARHHTFFEMLGNFSFGDYFKDVAIELAWNLVTKEFGLPEKKLLVTVYSEDDQAFDLWKKIAGLPEDRIIRIPTSDNFWSMGETGPCGPCSEIFYDHGEHIWGGPPGSPEEDGDRFIEIWNLVFMQYEQLSKDERVNLPKPSIDTGMGLERVAAVMQGVHDNYDIDLFRALIGASEDLTGVKAEGAATASHRVIADHLRATSFLIADGVLPSNEGRGYVLRRIMRRAMRHAHLLGAREPLIWRLVPVLVREMGRAYPELGRAEALISETLKLEEVRFRRTLERGLSLLEDATGSMGDGYRLDGETAFKLYDTYGFPLDLTQDALRPRGISVDNDGFSTAMERQRAEARAAWAGSGEAATETVWFALREEVGGTEFLGYDTEKAEGVVTALVADGDRVKTLAKGAEGAVVVNQTPFYGESGGQVGDVGIMAGPNGRFCVTDVQKKAESVFVHVGVVEEGEIAVGEALEMTVDHERRAAIRSNHSATHLLHAALRNVLGDHVAQKGSMVAPERLRFDFSHPKPIEGGELAAIDEIVNEVVLQNAPVSTRLMAVDEAIEAGAMALFGEKYGDEVRVVTMGDALDGGGKPYSVELCGGTHVARTGDIGLLTVVGESAVAAGVRRIEALTGNAARHYLEEQDKRLREAASVLKVAPAQLVERLSSLVDERRKLERELAEAKKALAMGGGSGAAETPVRDINGIKLMARAISGVSPKDLKGLVDEGKKSIGSGIVVIAGASDDGKAGIVVGVTSDLTDRFSAVDLVRVGSQEVGGKGGGGRPDMAQAGGPDGSKTEAALAAIEAAIRAAD; this is encoded by the coding sequence ATGAGCGGCGTCAACGAAATTCGCAGTGCGTTTCTGGATTACTTCAAGCGGAACGGGCATGAGATCGTCCCGTCAGGCCCGCTGGTTCCGCGCAACGATCCGACACTGATGTTCACCAATGCAGGCATGGTGCAGTTCAAGAACGTCTTCACCGGACTTGAAACGCGGCCCTATGATCGTGCGGTGACCTCGCAGAAATGTGTGCGCGCAGGCGGCAAGCACAACGACCTCGACAATGTCGGCTATACGGCCCGGCACCACACTTTTTTCGAGATGCTCGGGAATTTCTCGTTCGGCGACTATTTCAAGGATGTCGCGATCGAACTCGCCTGGAACCTTGTGACCAAGGAATTCGGTCTGCCGGAGAAGAAACTGCTGGTGACTGTCTATTCCGAGGACGACCAGGCATTCGACCTGTGGAAGAAGATCGCGGGCCTGCCGGAAGACCGCATCATCCGCATTCCGACATCGGACAATTTCTGGTCGATGGGCGAGACCGGCCCGTGTGGGCCGTGCTCCGAGATCTTCTACGATCACGGCGAGCATATCTGGGGTGGTCCTCCGGGTTCGCCGGAAGAAGATGGCGACCGGTTCATCGAGATCTGGAACCTCGTCTTCATGCAGTACGAGCAGCTCTCCAAGGATGAGCGGGTCAATCTGCCGAAGCCGTCGATCGACACGGGCATGGGGCTTGAACGCGTCGCCGCGGTCATGCAGGGCGTGCACGACAATTACGACATCGACCTGTTCCGGGCGCTGATCGGCGCCTCGGAAGATCTCACCGGCGTCAAGGCGGAAGGTGCCGCGACCGCGAGCCATCGCGTCATCGCCGATCATTTGCGCGCGACGAGCTTCCTGATTGCCGACGGCGTGCTGCCGTCCAATGAAGGCCGTGGCTATGTGCTGCGCCGGATCATGCGCCGCGCCATGCGCCATGCGCACCTGCTCGGCGCGCGCGAGCCGCTGATCTGGCGGCTGGTTCCCGTCCTGGTGCGCGAAATGGGCCGCGCCTATCCCGAGCTTGGCCGCGCCGAGGCACTGATTTCCGAGACGTTGAAGCTGGAGGAAGTCCGTTTCCGCCGCACGCTGGAACGCGGGCTCTCACTGCTTGAGGACGCGACCGGTTCGATGGGCGACGGCTACCGGCTCGACGGCGAGACGGCATTCAAACTCTACGACACCTATGGCTTCCCGCTCGATCTGACGCAGGATGCGCTGCGTCCGCGCGGCATCAGTGTCGACAATGACGGTTTTTCGACGGCGATGGAGCGCCAGCGTGCCGAGGCCCGTGCGGCCTGGGCCGGGTCCGGCGAGGCGGCGACGGAAACCGTCTGGTTCGCGCTGCGCGAAGAGGTCGGCGGCACCGAGTTCCTCGGCTACGATACGGAGAAGGCGGAAGGCGTCGTGACTGCGCTGGTCGCCGATGGCGACCGTGTGAAGACGCTCGCCAAGGGTGCCGAAGGCGCGGTGGTCGTCAACCAGACGCCGTTCTATGGCGAGAGCGGCGGCCAGGTCGGCGATGTCGGTATCATGGCGGGCCCGAACGGGCGCTTCTGCGTCACCGATGTTCAGAAGAAGGCCGAAAGCGTCTTCGTCCATGTTGGCGTCGTGGAAGAAGGCGAAATCGCCGTTGGTGAAGCGCTCGAAATGACCGTCGATCATGAGCGCCGCGCGGCCATCCGCTCGAACCACTCGGCGACCCACCTGCTGCATGCGGCGCTGCGCAACGTGCTCGGCGATCACGTTGCCCAGAAGGGTTCTATGGTGGCGCCGGAGCGGTTGCGCTTCGACTTTTCGCATCCGAAACCGATCGAAGGCGGGGAGCTTGCCGCGATCGACGAGATCGTCAACGAGGTGGTACTGCAGAACGCACCGGTGTCGACGCGGCTGATGGCGGTCGACGAGGCGATCGAGGCCGGCGCGATGGCGCTGTTCGGTGAGAAATACGGCGATGAGGTGCGCGTGGTGACCATGGGCGACGCGCTCGACGGCGGCGGAAAGCCCTATTCGGTGGAGCTGTGCGGCGGCACCCATGTCGCGCGCACCGGCGATATCGGCCTGCTGACGGTGGTCGGCGAATCCGCAGTTGCCGCCGGCGTGCGCCGCATCGAGGCGCTGACCGGCAACGCCGCGCGCCACTATCTGGAAGAACAGGACAAGCGGCTGCGCGAGGCGGCGTCGGTGCTCAAGGTGGCGCCGGCTCAGCTCGTCGAGCGGCTGTCGTCGCTGGTCGATGAACGCCGCAAGCTGGAGCGCGAATTGGCCGAAGCCAAGAAGGCGCTGGCGATGGGCGGCGGTTCGGGCGCTGCGGAAACGCCGGTCCGCGATATCAACGGCATCAAGCTGATGGCGCGCGCGATTTCCGGCGTCAGCCCGAAAGACCTCAAGGGTCTCGTCGACGAGGGCAAGAAGTCGATCGGTTCGGGCATCGTCGTCATCGCGGGCGCGTCGGACGATGGCAAGGCCGGCATCGTCGTTGGCGTGACGTCGGATCTGACGGACCGCTTCAGCGCGGTCGATCTGGTGCGCGTCGGCTCGCAGGAGGTTGGCGGCAAGGGCGGCGGCGGTCGTCCCGACATGGCGCAGGCCGGCGGGCCGGACGGCTCGAAGACCGAGGCCGCGCTCGCGGCCATCGAAGCGGCGATCCGCGCGGCCGACTAG
- the recA gene encoding recombinase RecA: MSQTSLRLIEGNAMDKTKALDAALSQIERAFGKGSVMRLGQGSVVEVEVVSTGSLGLDIALGIGGLPRGRIVEIYGPESSGKTTMALHTVAEAQKKGGICAFVDAEHALDPVYARKLGVKIDELLISQPDAGEQALEIADTLVRSGAVDVLVVDSVAALTPRAELEGEMGDSLPGMQARLMSQAMRKLTASISRSKCMVIFINQIRMKIGVMFGSPETTTGGNALKFYASVRLDIRRIGSVKDRDEVVGNQTRVKVVKNKLAPPFKQVEFDIMYGEGVSKTGELLDLGVKAGIVEKSGAWFSYDSQRLGQGRENAKQFLKDNPEVADAIEMAVRQNAGLIAEQILQGDEEDDGDVAAEA, from the coding sequence ATGTCACAGACCTCACTTCGCCTAATCGAGGGCAATGCAATGGATAAAACGAAGGCGCTCGACGCCGCGCTCAGTCAGATCGAACGAGCGTTCGGCAAGGGTTCAGTCATGCGCCTTGGCCAGGGATCGGTGGTTGAGGTCGAGGTGGTGTCGACCGGATCGCTCGGGCTTGATATTGCGCTCGGCATTGGCGGCCTGCCGCGCGGCCGTATCGTCGAGATCTACGGGCCGGAATCCTCGGGCAAGACGACCATGGCTTTGCACACGGTCGCCGAAGCCCAGAAGAAGGGCGGCATCTGCGCCTTTGTCGACGCGGAGCATGCACTAGATCCGGTTTACGCGCGCAAGTTGGGCGTGAAGATCGATGAGCTGCTGATCTCACAACCGGATGCCGGCGAACAGGCGCTGGAAATTGCCGATACGCTGGTGCGTTCCGGCGCGGTCGACGTGCTGGTGGTCGATTCGGTTGCAGCGCTGACGCCGCGCGCCGAACTCGAAGGCGAGATGGGTGATTCGCTGCCCGGCATGCAGGCGCGGCTGATGAGCCAGGCGATGCGCAAGCTGACCGCTTCGATCTCGCGCTCGAAGTGCATGGTCATCTTCATCAACCAGATCCGCATGAAGATCGGCGTGATGTTCGGTAGCCCCGAGACGACGACCGGCGGCAATGCGCTGAAGTTCTACGCCTCGGTGCGCCTCGATATCCGCCGAATCGGTTCGGTGAAGGACCGTGACGAGGTCGTCGGCAACCAGACCCGCGTGAAAGTGGTCAAGAACAAGCTGGCGCCGCCGTTCAAGCAGGTCGAGTTCGACATCATGTACGGCGAAGGCGTTTCGAAGACCGGCGAACTGCTCGATCTTGGCGTGAAAGCCGGTATCGTCGAAAAGTCCGGCGCATGGTTCTCCTATGACAGTCAGCGGCTCGGCCAGGGCCGTGAGAATGCCAAACAGTTCCTCAAGGACAATCCGGAAGTCGCTGATGCGATCGAGATGGCGGTGCGCCAGAATGCCGGACTGATCGCCGAGCAGATCCTGCAGGGCGACGAGGAAGACGACGGGGACGTCGCCGCCGAAGCCTGA
- a CDS encoding response regulator → MAVAKMADMRVLLVVEDDPIDQAIIGKALAPYASEIEVKFASDGIDAMQMLKSGAADPDLVLTDLRMPGMDGYGLLASLKCNAELKAIPVIVLSTTDDEDEVRVCYEYHANAFLSKPHSLESYRKMAESIVDFWFGETLLPN, encoded by the coding sequence ATGGCGGTGGCGAAAATGGCTGATATGCGCGTCCTTCTCGTGGTGGAAGACGACCCGATCGATCAGGCGATCATCGGCAAGGCTCTTGCGCCCTATGCGTCGGAGATCGAGGTCAAGTTCGCGTCCGACGGCATCGATGCAATGCAGATGCTGAAATCGGGCGCTGCGGATCCGGATCTGGTTCTGACGGATCTGCGGATGCCGGGCATGGATGGCTACGGGCTGCTGGCCAGCCTGAAGTGCAACGCCGAGCTGAAGGCGATTCCGGTCATCGTCCTGTCGACGACGGATGACGAAGACGAAGTGCGCGTGTGCTATGAGTATCACGCCAACGCGTTCCTCTCGAAGCCGCACAGCCTGGAGAGCTATCGCAAGATGGCGGAAAGCATCGTCGATTTCTGGTTCGGTGAGACCCTGTTGCCGAATTAA